A section of the Amblyomma americanum isolate KBUSLIRL-KWMA chromosome 2, ASM5285725v1, whole genome shotgun sequence genome encodes:
- the LOC144118969 gene encoding uncharacterized protein LOC144118969 isoform X1 gives MHEHVHRSVEAWYNPYLRGGKAIAMTLVHTALLRNIAEGSEEVAPGFGPTAQISVPETTVEGTITSFQRSVEELSSTSAMMFEARALFLPLAAGLVVGAFALFPTAERSCRAKDLQLMTGMSGRVFWVANFLFDLHMYLVLWALLGLLYSAYYTVATVTSLAMAVALLAFAVVALPVAYMVSLFARTQPGAFSSLALSFTIIGEH, from the exons ATGCATGAACATGTTCACCGCAGCGTGGAAGCCTGGTACAACCCGTACCTGCGGGGTGGCAAGGCGATCGCCATGACTCTGGTGCACACGGCCCTGCTGCGGAACATTGCCGAGGGTAGCGAGGAAGTGGCTCCGGGATTCGGGCCCACAGCGCAGATCTCCGTCCCGGAGACCACAGTCGAAG GCACCATAACGAGCTTTCAGCGCTCGGTGGAAGAGCTCTCGTCGACATCCGCGATGATGTTCGAAGCCCGGGCCTTGTTCCTGCCCCTGGCCGCGGGTCTGGTGGTGGGCGCGTTCGCACTCTTCCCAACCGCCGAGCGCTCTTGCCGAGCCAAGGACCTGCAGCTGATGACGGGTATGTCTGGGCGCGTCTTCTGGGTGGCCAACTTCCTGTTCGACCTGCACATGTACCTCGTCCTCTGGGCGCTGCTTGGACTGCTCTACTCCGCATACTACACGGTGGCCACCGTGACGTCAT TGGCGATGGCGGTGGCCCTGCTGGCGTTCGCTGTCGTGGCGCTGCCCGTCGCGTACATGGTGTCGCTGTTCGCCAGGACGCAGCCCGGAGCCTTTTCTTCACTCGCTCTCAGCTTTACTATCATAGGTGAGCACTGA
- the LOC144118969 gene encoding uncharacterized protein LOC144118969 isoform X2 produces MTLVHTALLRNIAEGSEEVAPGFGPTAQISVPETTVEGTITSFQRSVEELSSTSAMMFEARALFLPLAAGLVVGAFALFPTAERSCRAKDLQLMTGMSGRVFWVANFLFDLHMYLVLWALLGLLYSAYYTVATVTSLAMAVALLAFAVVALPVAYMVSLFARTQPGAFSSLALSFTIIGEH; encoded by the exons ATGACTCTGGTGCACACGGCCCTGCTGCGGAACATTGCCGAGGGTAGCGAGGAAGTGGCTCCGGGATTCGGGCCCACAGCGCAGATCTCCGTCCCGGAGACCACAGTCGAAG GCACCATAACGAGCTTTCAGCGCTCGGTGGAAGAGCTCTCGTCGACATCCGCGATGATGTTCGAAGCCCGGGCCTTGTTCCTGCCCCTGGCCGCGGGTCTGGTGGTGGGCGCGTTCGCACTCTTCCCAACCGCCGAGCGCTCTTGCCGAGCCAAGGACCTGCAGCTGATGACGGGTATGTCTGGGCGCGTCTTCTGGGTGGCCAACTTCCTGTTCGACCTGCACATGTACCTCGTCCTCTGGGCGCTGCTTGGACTGCTCTACTCCGCATACTACACGGTGGCCACCGTGACGTCAT TGGCGATGGCGGTGGCCCTGCTGGCGTTCGCTGTCGTGGCGCTGCCCGTCGCGTACATGGTGTCGCTGTTCGCCAGGACGCAGCCCGGAGCCTTTTCTTCACTCGCTCTCAGCTTTACTATCATAGGTGAGCACTGA